A region of Chelonia mydas isolate rCheMyd1 chromosome 7, rCheMyd1.pri.v2, whole genome shotgun sequence DNA encodes the following proteins:
- the TRH gene encoding thyrotropin releasing hormone, with protein sequence MTSVRLLLLSLTFSSVCVSLGQPIPEANENGDRSHLDDILQRAESIILRSILKTAEEGEETNKETSAPQPDWFSKRQHPGKRFPSDLEKRQHPGKREDEEEVSYGETQKRQHPGKREEDDDLDSDMELQKRQHPGRRSLWDQYVDIPHTQLAYLNELSKRQHPGKRSLIYNKRQHPGKRSWDDGLDLGNQDLEKRQHPGRRYMDSESPDYDAPCDRLDSFNCSSFLLELLDNVNKGRVEEKRQHPGRRFAWEGETGAEE encoded by the exons ATGACATCCgtccggctgctgctgctctccctgacTTTCTCCAGTGTCTGTGTCAGTCTGGGGCAGCCCATTCCAGAGGCAAACGAGAATGGAGATAGAAGCCATTTGGATGACATCCTGCAAAGGGCAGAAAGCATCATCCTTCGGTCTATCCTCAAGACagcagaagagggggaagagactAATAAAG AAACAAGCGCTCCTCAGCCAGACTGGTTTTCCAAAAGACAACACCCTGGGAAGAGATTCCCCAGTGACCTAGAGAAGAGGCAGCACCCTGGGAAAAGGGAAGATGAGGAAGAAGTGTCTTATGGAGAAACTCAGAAGAGACAacatccagggaaaagggaggaaGACGACGACCTTGACAGTGACATGGAGCTGCAGAAGAGGCAGCATCCTGGCAGGAGGTCACTGTGGGACCAGTATGTTGATATTCCTCACACCCAACTGGCCTATCTGAATGAACTATCCAAAAGGCAACACCCGGGCAAGAGGTCTCTGATTTACAACAAGCGTCAGCACCCTggcaagaggagctgggatgACGGGCTGGATCTGGGCAACCAAGACCTGGAGAAACGCCAGCACCCTGGAAGAAGATACATGGATTCTGAAAGCCCAGATTATGATGCCCCCTGTGACCGCCTGGATTCCTTCAACTGTAGCAGCTTCTTGCTCGAGTTACTAGATAATGTCAACAAGGGCAGAGTAGAAGAGAAGCGGCAGCATCCTGGGAGGAGGTTTGCTTGGGAAGGTGAGACGGGGGCAGAGGAGTGA